In Leisingera sp. NJS204, the following are encoded in one genomic region:
- the ccmI gene encoding c-type cytochrome biogenesis protein CcmI, whose amino-acid sequence MIFWTVTALIAFSAAFLLAMILIRARNTGEPAAAYDLRVYRQQLREVDKDLARGVINAGDADRIRTEISRRILAADTQLQQAQSGRSQPKTLSLVFGIATALLITGGTLGIYWQLGAPGYGDLGLKDRIQLAGQRAENRPSQAEAEAEVPALPKPQVEEGYVTLVEQLRKTATERADDAQGQALLAQHEANLGNFQAAYAAKTSYIRLAEGQVNAHDFTELAELKIMAAGGYVSPEAQTDLQKARAIDPAHGPARYYWGLMLGQIGRPDLAYREWAATLRAGPADAPWIKGIQGQIEEMAFRAGVEYRPIAPGGSTAPALPGPSAEDMAGASELSAEDRQEMIRGMVTRLSDRLATEGGSAEEWARLIGALSVLGDTDRARTIYGEARDAFAADQEALALLETIAAQAGLAE is encoded by the coding sequence ATGATTTTCTGGACAGTCACCGCCCTTATCGCGTTCTCGGCAGCCTTTCTGCTGGCCATGATCCTTATTCGCGCCCGCAACACCGGCGAACCCGCCGCGGCTTATGACCTGCGCGTCTACCGCCAGCAACTGCGCGAGGTGGACAAGGATCTGGCCCGCGGCGTCATCAATGCAGGCGACGCCGACCGCATCCGCACCGAGATTTCCCGCCGCATCCTGGCCGCCGACACGCAGCTGCAGCAGGCGCAATCGGGACGCTCACAGCCCAAAACCCTGTCGTTGGTCTTTGGCATAGCAACAGCGCTGCTGATCACCGGCGGCACCCTGGGGATCTACTGGCAGCTGGGCGCGCCGGGCTATGGCGACCTGGGCCTGAAGGACCGTATCCAGCTGGCAGGCCAACGCGCCGAAAACCGCCCCTCCCAGGCAGAGGCTGAGGCTGAGGTGCCCGCCCTGCCCAAGCCGCAGGTCGAAGAAGGATACGTCACACTGGTGGAGCAGCTGCGCAAGACTGCTACTGAACGCGCGGACGACGCTCAGGGCCAGGCCCTTCTGGCCCAGCACGAGGCGAACCTTGGCAATTTCCAGGCTGCCTATGCTGCCAAAACCAGTTACATCCGGCTGGCTGAGGGTCAGGTCAATGCCCACGACTTCACAGAGCTGGCCGAGTTGAAGATCATGGCCGCCGGCGGCTATGTCTCTCCCGAGGCCCAGACCGACCTGCAGAAAGCACGCGCCATTGATCCCGCACACGGGCCCGCCCGTTATTACTGGGGCCTGATGCTGGGCCAGATCGGCCGTCCGGACCTGGCTTACCGCGAATGGGCCGCAACCCTGCGGGCAGGTCCGGCAGACGCCCCCTGGATCAAAGGCATCCAGGGCCAGATCGAGGAAATGGCCTTCCGCGCCGGGGTAGAATACCGCCCGATTGCGCCCGGCGGCAGCACTGCCCCCGCCCTGCCCGGCCCCAGCGCCGAGGATATGGCCGGCGCCAGCGAGCTGAGCGCTGAGGACCGGCAGGAGATGATACGCGGCATGGTCACCCGTCTGTCGGACCGTTTGGCAACCGAAGGCGGCTCGGCCGAAGAATGGGCCCGGCTCATCGGCGCCCTTTCGGTCCTTGGCGACACCGACCGCGCCCGCACGATTTACGGCGAGGCCCGCGACGCCTTTGCCGCCGACCAGGAAGCCCTGGCTCTGCTGGAAACCATCGCTGCACAGGCAGGGCTTGCAGAATGA
- the ruvX gene encoding Holliday junction resolvase RuvX, whose product MIHDVFEDFATSLPPMHALMGLDLGTKTIGVAVSDRIGAVATPLETVKRKKFTLDAARLMEIITMRDISGIVLGLPRNMDGTEGPRCQSTRSFARNLGRLTDLPIGFWDERLSTVAAEKALLEADTTRKRRAEVIDHVAASYILQGALDRMRHLKNR is encoded by the coding sequence ATGATCCACGATGTTTTCGAAGATTTCGCCACCTCCCTGCCGCCGATGCACGCGCTGATGGGGCTGGACCTTGGCACCAAGACCATCGGCGTTGCCGTTTCCGACCGCATCGGCGCCGTGGCCACACCGCTGGAAACTGTAAAGCGCAAGAAGTTCACACTGGACGCCGCCCGCCTTATGGAAATCATCACGATGCGCGACATCAGCGGTATCGTCCTTGGCCTGCCCCGCAACATGGACGGCACCGAGGGGCCCCGCTGCCAATCCACCCGCTCCTTCGCCCGCAACCTGGGGCGGCTCACCGATCTTCCTATTGGTTTCTGGGACGAACGCCTCAGCACCGTTGCGGCAGAAAAAGCGCTTCTTGAGGCAGATACGACACGCAAACGCCGCGCAGAGGTTATCGACCATGTCGCGGCCTCCTATATTCTTCAGGGTGCATTGGACCGGATGCGGCATTTGAAGAACAGGTGA
- a CDS encoding DUF1289 domain-containing protein has translation MTDDVWKRDEIQSPCIKICVVHPESRICTGCYRSIDEIRDWSKMSNEERAGIMNDLPERASKLVKRRGGRGARLKRS, from the coding sequence ATGACTGACGACGTATGGAAACGGGACGAGATCCAAAGCCCCTGCATCAAGATCTGCGTCGTCCACCCGGAATCGCGCATCTGCACCGGTTGCTACCGCTCTATTGACGAGATCCGCGACTGGTCCAAGATGAGCAACGAGGAACGCGCCGGCATCATGAACGACCTGCCGGAACGCGCCAGCAAACTGGTCAAGCGCCGCGGCGGCCGCGGCGCGAGATTAAAGCGCAGCTAA
- a CDS encoding sulfite exporter TauE/SafE family protein — translation MTDPALTTALLPSPALLMQMAGLLLVIGAFAGVLAGLLGVGGGIVLVPGFFYAFQTLGYGGDQLMQMCLATSLATIIVTSLRSVLSHNKKGAVDWQILRGWGFGIALGAIVGVLAVSSLRSAVLQGVFGGLALVIGCYLGLGRADWRLAEAMPKGGKRLVLSPVVGFLSVLMGIGGGSFGVPLMTLHGVAVHRAVATAAGFGVIIAVPSVAGFLLLDLDPATRPPFTVGAVNLAAFFIVIAMTLITAPWGVKLAHAMDPKPLKRVFGAFLVLVGLNMLRKAFGY, via the coding sequence ATGACTGATCCTGCCCTGACCACCGCCCTATTGCCCTCGCCTGCGCTGCTGATGCAGATGGCAGGGCTGCTGCTGGTGATCGGCGCATTCGCCGGGGTTCTGGCAGGGCTATTGGGGGTTGGTGGCGGCATCGTGCTGGTGCCGGGCTTCTTCTATGCCTTTCAAACTCTTGGATATGGCGGCGATCAGCTGATGCAGATGTGCCTCGCGACCTCGCTGGCGACCATTATCGTGACCTCATTGCGGTCGGTTCTGAGCCATAACAAGAAGGGCGCGGTGGATTGGCAGATTCTGCGCGGCTGGGGCTTCGGCATTGCGCTGGGGGCGATCGTTGGCGTTCTGGCAGTGTCCTCCTTGCGCTCCGCCGTGCTGCAAGGGGTGTTTGGCGGGCTGGCACTGGTGATCGGCTGCTACCTGGGGCTGGGCCGCGCCGACTGGCGGCTGGCTGAAGCCATGCCTAAGGGCGGCAAGCGGCTGGTGCTGTCGCCTGTCGTGGGGTTTCTGTCGGTGCTGATGGGCATCGGCGGCGGCAGCTTTGGGGTGCCGCTGATGACCCTGCACGGGGTTGCGGTGCATCGGGCTGTGGCGACCGCCGCAGGCTTTGGCGTGATCATTGCGGTGCCGTCGGTCGCGGGGTTCCTGCTGTTGGATCTGGACCCGGCCACGCGGCCTCCGTTCACCGTCGGGGCCGTTAATCTGGCGGCGTTTTTCATTGTGATCGCGATGACGCTGATCACCGCGCCCTGGGGCGTGAAGCTGGCCCATGCAATGGATCCCAAACCGCTGAAGCGGGTGTTCGGGGCGTTTCTGGTGCTGGTGGGGCTCAACATGCTGCGCAAGGCATTTGGATATTGA
- the dusA gene encoding tRNA dihydrouridine(20/20a) synthase DusA: protein MMDWTTSDCRYLHRLLSREALLYTEMVTAPALVRGGALHLLDFNTAEHSVALQLGGSDPDELAEAARLGEQAGYDEINLNCGCPSDRVQSGAFGAVLMQTPELVADCVTAMRAAVKAEVTVKCRIGVDEQEPEEVLPDFLDKIRAAGCQRVTIHARKAWLKGLSPKENRDVPPLDYDLVHRMKAAFPDLHISINGGIATLTEAKAHLDRGLDGVMVGRAAYHQPADVLCAADPEIFGTGSASDPAEAVMLMLPYIEERLGNGAKLNQITRHMLGLFAGRPGARQWRRMLSEGACRAGAGPELVEQALAQVADRAAA from the coding sequence ATGATGGATTGGACGACGTCCGATTGCAGGTATCTGCACCGGCTCTTGAGCCGGGAGGCGCTGCTGTACACCGAAATGGTGACCGCGCCGGCACTGGTGCGCGGCGGGGCGTTGCACTTGCTGGACTTCAATACCGCCGAGCATTCGGTTGCTTTGCAGCTTGGAGGGTCTGACCCGGACGAACTGGCAGAAGCCGCGCGGCTGGGCGAACAGGCGGGGTATGACGAGATCAACCTCAACTGCGGCTGCCCCAGTGACCGCGTGCAATCCGGCGCGTTTGGTGCGGTGCTGATGCAGACCCCGGAACTGGTGGCAGATTGCGTCACAGCGATGCGGGCAGCTGTGAAGGCCGAAGTCACTGTCAAATGCCGCATCGGTGTCGATGAGCAGGAGCCGGAAGAGGTGCTGCCGGACTTTCTGGACAAGATCCGCGCGGCGGGCTGCCAGCGGGTGACGATCCACGCTCGCAAGGCTTGGCTGAAGGGGCTTTCGCCTAAGGAAAACCGGGACGTTCCACCCTTGGATTATGATCTGGTGCACCGGATGAAGGCGGCCTTTCCTGACCTGCATATCTCGATCAACGGCGGTATTGCGACGCTGACCGAGGCCAAGGCGCATCTGGACCGCGGTCTGGACGGGGTGATGGTGGGCCGTGCGGCCTATCACCAGCCTGCCGATGTGCTGTGTGCGGCGGATCCGGAAATTTTCGGGACGGGTTCTGCAAGCGATCCTGCTGAGGCGGTGATGCTTATGCTGCCTTACATCGAAGAACGGCTCGGCAACGGCGCTAAGCTGAACCAGATCACCCGGCATATGCTGGGGCTGTTTGCCGGCCGCCCCGGCGCGCGGCAATGGCGGCGGATGCTGTCCGAGGGGGCCTGCCGCGCCGGGGCCGGGCCGGAACTGGTGGAGCAGGCGCTGGCGCAAGTGGCGGACCGCGCGGCTGCATGA
- a CDS encoding methyl-accepting chemotaxis protein, with protein sequence MSMRFLGHLPVKAKIAILVAAPLMLSLWFMGQTLLQLNKNAQVNTAEAGEVIEHMSSLVHNLQLERGLSASYLGSSATTAPDKLVQVRLQNNTAMEAYLAEISHIDKSLLPIEAVQAIQFARAELAKKKDIRKKIDGHTLSLDRTMAYYTDLNAALIQTGLSLAQSIDNPVISQEAVALSFFMRAIDAAGLERAAGAVGFKHGWKPADREIFVAYHEQFKERLSMFMDFAIAEDRETVQGLFTSPEMKKFEDTRKAILSGRIQTEMTAEQWFTAASKALKVFQKKEGILIEHLKRDMQAFDADNKFLLAEMAVFTAVLLTVVLGLSVTIARDMTKSLSVLNVALKKLGSGETDVDVPGANRRDEIGTVARNVVDLRSVTQRKQEERMEEEKQRREEVMTVARRIGEALMDLQHKRLDKPITEFFPEEFKSIRMDMNDSLNALSVSISNIGELTSSVDESTKSIAEASMDLAHRTEAESATLEKTTHSISELTANVQQSADNAGRAEQLADSAQNGVKSCDAVVKDTIAAMDKLQESSQEISQITKVIQDIAFQTNLLALNAGVEAARAGEAGRGFAVVASEVRMLAQRCADAVQQIDGLTARSSEQVKNGAALVDQAGTAMSEVNDQVAEISGLVIEIASNMKEQSSQMGDVNTAVGELEMMAQQNAAMAEETTAATTSLSEQAQELRELVQQFAVGEIAQSGNAQAGPGSYAPPAPAIDFDADDWDDQDFGGSAAA encoded by the coding sequence ATGAGTATGCGATTTCTAGGGCATCTGCCGGTCAAAGCAAAGATCGCCATTCTGGTGGCCGCCCCGCTGATGCTCTCACTGTGGTTCATGGGGCAGACACTGCTTCAGCTGAACAAAAACGCCCAGGTCAACACTGCCGAGGCAGGCGAAGTGATCGAGCACATGAGCAGCCTGGTTCACAACTTGCAACTGGAGCGCGGCCTCAGCGCTTCCTATCTGGGAAGCTCTGCCACCACTGCGCCGGACAAACTGGTCCAGGTCCGGTTGCAAAACAACACCGCGATGGAGGCCTATCTGGCCGAGATCAGCCACATTGATAAATCCCTCCTCCCGATTGAGGCGGTGCAAGCCATCCAGTTTGCCCGCGCCGAACTGGCCAAGAAAAAAGACATCCGCAAAAAGATCGACGGGCACACGCTCTCGCTGGATCGGACTATGGCCTACTACACGGATCTGAACGCGGCCCTCATTCAAACCGGGCTGTCGCTGGCACAATCCATTGACAATCCGGTGATCTCGCAAGAGGCCGTCGCGCTGTCCTTCTTCATGCGCGCAATCGATGCTGCCGGGCTGGAACGGGCTGCAGGCGCTGTCGGCTTCAAGCATGGCTGGAAGCCGGCCGACCGGGAGATCTTTGTCGCCTATCACGAACAGTTCAAGGAACGCCTGTCGATGTTCATGGACTTTGCAATTGCGGAAGACCGTGAAACCGTCCAGGGGCTGTTCACCTCCCCTGAGATGAAAAAGTTCGAGGACACCCGCAAGGCCATTCTAAGCGGCAGGATCCAGACAGAAATGACGGCTGAACAATGGTTTACGGCCGCCAGCAAAGCGCTGAAGGTGTTCCAGAAAAAGGAGGGGATCCTGATCGAACACCTGAAACGGGACATGCAGGCATTCGATGCGGACAACAAGTTTCTGCTGGCGGAAATGGCAGTGTTCACAGCTGTGCTTCTGACCGTTGTTCTGGGCCTCAGCGTGACTATTGCACGGGACATGACCAAGAGCCTTTCGGTTCTGAATGTCGCGTTGAAGAAACTTGGCAGCGGTGAAACAGACGTTGACGTGCCGGGTGCAAACCGCCGGGACGAGATTGGTACGGTGGCCCGCAATGTGGTGGATCTGCGCTCGGTGACGCAGCGCAAACAGGAAGAGCGTATGGAGGAGGAAAAGCAGCGCCGCGAAGAGGTCATGACTGTTGCGCGCCGCATCGGCGAAGCGCTGATGGATCTCCAGCACAAGCGTTTGGACAAGCCGATCACAGAATTCTTCCCGGAGGAGTTCAAATCGATTCGGATGGATATGAATGACTCGCTGAATGCCTTGAGCGTGTCCATCTCCAATATCGGCGAGCTGACCAGCAGCGTGGACGAAAGCACCAAGTCCATTGCCGAAGCCTCTATGGACCTGGCACACCGCACCGAAGCGGAATCGGCAACGCTGGAAAAGACCACCCATTCGATCAGCGAGCTGACTGCCAATGTTCAGCAGTCGGCAGATAATGCCGGCCGGGCGGAACAGTTGGCGGACAGCGCCCAGAACGGGGTTAAATCCTGTGATGCGGTGGTCAAAGATACCATTGCGGCCATGGACAAACTGCAGGAATCCTCACAGGAAATCTCGCAGATCACCAAGGTGATCCAGGATATCGCTTTCCAGACCAATCTTCTGGCACTGAATGCCGGGGTTGAGGCTGCTCGCGCCGGCGAAGCAGGCCGCGGGTTTGCTGTGGTCGCCAGCGAGGTGCGGATGCTGGCGCAGCGCTGCGCTGATGCAGTCCAGCAGATTGACGGGCTGACTGCGCGCAGTTCCGAACAGGTCAAAAACGGTGCTGCACTGGTGGATCAGGCCGGCACCGCAATGTCGGAAGTAAACGACCAAGTCGCCGAGATTTCCGGTCTTGTCATTGAGATTGCCAGCAATATGAAGGAGCAGTCTTCGCAAATGGGCGACGTCAACACTGCCGTTGGCGAGCTTGAGATGATGGCACAGCAAAATGCCGCCATGGCCGAGGAAACCACTGCAGCAACCACCTCGCTGTCCGAGCAGGCCCAGGAGCTGCGCGAACTGGTCCAGCAGTTTGCCGTCGGCGAGATTGCGCAGTCCGGAAACGCGCAGGCCGGACCGGGATCCTATGCGCCTCCGGCGCCCGCAATCGACTTTGATGCAGATGATTGGGACGATCAGGATTTTGGCGGCAGCGCCGCAGCCTGA
- the aroB gene encoding 3-dehydroquinate synthase gives MERTVHVPLGERAYDVVIGPGLLARAGERIKPLLKRPQVAVLTDETVAEKHLEGLRAGLAAAGVEMTALALPPGEATKGWPQFTRAVEWLLEQKVERGDVVVAFGGGVIGDLAGFAAAVLRRGVRFVQIPTSLLAQVDSSVGGKTGINAPQGKNLIGAFHQPSLVLADTSVLETLTPRDFLSGYGEVVKYGLLGDAEFFAWLEEHGPALAEGDVAARVEAVARSVQMKADIVVRDETEQGDRALLNLGHTFCHALEAATGYSDRLLHGEGVAIGCALAFELSAKLGLCSQEDPSRVRAHLKAMGMKTDLADIPGDLPGAEVLLDLMGQDKKVVAGQLRFILARGIGEAFVTGDVPPEKVLEVLRGAGA, from the coding sequence ATGGAGCGCACGGTTCATGTGCCTCTGGGCGAACGCGCCTATGATGTGGTGATCGGCCCCGGCCTGCTGGCGCGGGCGGGCGAGCGGATCAAGCCGTTGCTGAAGCGGCCGCAGGTGGCGGTGCTGACTGACGAGACCGTGGCGGAGAAACATCTGGAAGGATTACGCGCCGGGCTGGCCGCGGCAGGCGTTGAGATGACCGCGCTGGCGCTGCCGCCGGGAGAGGCGACCAAGGGCTGGCCGCAGTTCACCCGCGCGGTTGAATGGCTGCTGGAGCAGAAGGTCGAGCGGGGCGATGTTGTTGTGGCCTTCGGCGGCGGTGTGATCGGCGACCTGGCAGGATTTGCGGCGGCGGTACTGCGCCGCGGTGTGCGGTTTGTGCAGATCCCGACCTCGCTTTTGGCGCAAGTCGACAGCTCGGTCGGCGGCAAGACCGGCATCAATGCGCCCCAGGGCAAAAACCTGATCGGAGCGTTTCACCAGCCCTCGCTGGTGCTGGCTGATACGTCCGTTCTTGAAACCCTGACGCCGCGTGATTTCCTGTCCGGCTACGGCGAAGTGGTGAAATACGGGCTGCTGGGCGATGCGGAGTTCTTTGCCTGGCTCGAAGAGCATGGCCCTGCACTGGCCGAAGGCGATGTTGCAGCGCGGGTTGAGGCGGTTGCGCGTTCGGTTCAGATGAAGGCGGATATCGTCGTGCGCGACGAAACCGAGCAGGGCGACCGGGCGCTGTTGAACCTGGGCCATACATTCTGCCACGCGCTGGAGGCGGCCACGGGCTATTCGGACCGGCTGCTGCATGGCGAAGGCGTGGCCATCGGCTGTGCCCTGGCGTTTGAGCTGTCGGCCAAGCTGGGGCTGTGCTCGCAAGAGGACCCCAGCCGGGTGCGGGCGCATCTCAAGGCGATGGGCATGAAGACCGATCTGGCTGACATTCCAGGCGATCTGCCAGGGGCAGAGGTGCTGCTGGATCTGATGGGGCAAGACAAAAAAGTTGTTGCCGGTCAGCTGCGGTTTATCCTGGCCCGTGGCATTGGCGAAGCGTTTGTAACCGGAGACGTCCCGCCTGAAAAGGTGCTGGAGGTGCTGCGCGGCGCCGGGGCCTGA
- a CDS encoding shikimate kinase: MSEKEQSSGQKAAGPVPGKLKKTIVMVGMMGAGKTAVGRALAARLDVPFLDSDHEIEAAANMTIPEIFARDGEPFFRQKERQVIARLLEEERGVLSTGGGAFLAEENRNVITAKGVSVWLQADLEVLWNRVRHRDTRPLLRTADPRATLSGLFRDRVPLYAKADLTVVSDGQAAIETMVDRVLEALQARPDVLEWN; encoded by the coding sequence ATGAGCGAAAAAGAGCAAAGCAGCGGCCAGAAGGCAGCAGGCCCGGTGCCGGGGAAACTGAAGAAGACCATCGTGATGGTGGGCATGATGGGCGCCGGCAAGACCGCCGTGGGGCGGGCGCTGGCAGCCCGGCTGGATGTGCCTTTCCTGGACAGCGACCACGAGATCGAGGCCGCTGCCAACATGACGATCCCCGAGATTTTTGCCCGCGACGGCGAGCCGTTCTTCCGCCAAAAGGAACGGCAGGTGATCGCGCGCCTGCTGGAGGAAGAGCGCGGTGTCCTGTCGACGGGCGGCGGTGCTTTCCTGGCTGAGGAAAACCGCAATGTGATTACCGCCAAAGGGGTCTCTGTCTGGCTGCAGGCCGATCTGGAGGTTCTGTGGAACCGGGTGCGCCACCGCGACACCCGGCCGCTGCTGCGCACAGCCGATCCGCGTGCGACCCTTAGCGGCCTGTTCCGCGACCGGGTGCCGCTTTATGCCAAGGCGGATCTGACCGTTGTTTCCGACGGCCAGGCGGCAATTGAAACCATGGTTGACCGGGTGCTGGAAGCCTTGCAGGCACGCCCCGATGTATTGGAGTGGAATTGA